A genomic stretch from Thermosinus carboxydivorans Nor1 includes:
- the ilvD gene encoding dihydroxy-acid dehydratase has protein sequence MISDEVKKGSTRAAHRSLFYAMGYTPEDLAKPLIGIVNAQNEIIPGHIHLDTIAEAVKHGVIAAGGTPVEFPAIGICDGIAMGHEGMKYPLASRELIADSIEAMTIAHKFDGLVLIPNCDKIVPGMLMAAARLNIPAIVVSGGPMLAGRYNGRDISVSNMFEAAGLYESQQITAQELHEMEMAACPGCGSCAGMFTANTMNCMTEVLGMGLPGNGTIPAANFGARRMLAKEAGKRIMELVRQNIRPRDIMTLEAFKNAITVDMGIGGSTNTVLHLPAIAYEAGITLELELFDEISSRTPYITKLSPAGTHHIQDLHEAGGIPAVMKELSKLGLINTQILTVNGRTVGENIANAAVKRPDVIRSVENPYRKTGGIAILRGNIAPDGAVVKESAVAEDMLRHSGPARVFNSEEEAIAALIDKRINKGDVVIIRYEGPKGGPGMREMLNPTAVIAGMGLDKDVALLTDGRFSGASRGAAIGHISPEAAEGGNLALIEEGDIIEIDIPARKLNVRLSDEELARRRAAWVRPEPKVTTGYLARYAKLVTSASTGAVLK, from the coding sequence TTGATTAGCGACGAAGTCAAAAAGGGCTCTACCCGGGCCGCACACCGCTCCTTATTTTATGCTATGGGCTATACGCCGGAAGATCTGGCTAAGCCGCTGATCGGCATCGTGAACGCCCAAAACGAAATTATTCCCGGGCATATTCATCTTGATACCATTGCCGAGGCCGTAAAGCATGGCGTAATTGCTGCCGGTGGTACGCCTGTAGAATTTCCCGCCATTGGTATTTGCGACGGAATCGCCATGGGCCATGAAGGAATGAAGTATCCTCTGGCCAGTCGTGAATTGATTGCCGACAGCATCGAAGCTATGACTATTGCTCACAAATTTGACGGGTTAGTACTAATTCCGAACTGCGATAAGATTGTTCCCGGCATGCTTATGGCTGCGGCGCGCCTCAACATTCCGGCTATTGTTGTCAGCGGCGGTCCAATGCTGGCCGGACGCTACAACGGGCGTGACATTAGCGTAAGTAATATGTTTGAAGCAGCCGGTCTGTATGAGTCGCAGCAGATTACCGCCCAGGAGCTTCATGAGATGGAGATGGCCGCCTGTCCAGGGTGTGGTTCCTGCGCCGGCATGTTCACTGCCAACACTATGAACTGTATGACGGAAGTATTGGGAATGGGGCTGCCTGGCAACGGGACAATTCCCGCCGCTAATTTCGGCGCGAGACGGATGCTTGCGAAAGAAGCGGGTAAACGGATAATGGAACTTGTCCGTCAGAATATCCGGCCGCGCGACATAATGACGTTGGAAGCTTTCAAAAACGCAATTACTGTGGATATGGGCATCGGTGGCTCTACTAACACGGTCTTGCACCTGCCGGCGATTGCTTATGAAGCTGGCATTACTTTAGAGCTGGAACTATTTGATGAAATTAGCAGTAGGACGCCTTACATCACGAAACTTAGCCCGGCTGGAACGCACCACATCCAGGATCTACATGAAGCGGGCGGTATTCCTGCTGTCATGAAAGAACTTAGTAAACTGGGTCTTATTAATACACAAATCCTGACGGTTAATGGTCGGACCGTAGGCGAAAATATTGCCAATGCGGCAGTTAAACGGCCAGATGTCATTCGCAGTGTAGAAAACCCCTACCGTAAGACAGGCGGTATTGCTATTCTCCGCGGAAATATTGCGCCAGACGGGGCGGTTGTTAAAGAAAGTGCCGTAGCTGAGGATATGCTGCGCCACAGTGGTCCGGCACGAGTTTTTAACTCGGAAGAGGAAGCGATTGCCGCCTTAATTGACAAACGGATTAATAAAGGCGATGTGGTTATTATCCGGTATGAAGGCCCCAAAGGTGGCCCTGGCATGCGGGAAATGCTTAATCCGACAGCCGTAATTGCTGGTATGGGTCTTGATAAAGATGTAGCATTGCTCACTGATGGCCGGTTTTCCGGTGCATCGCGCGGTGCCGCTATCGGACATATTTCGCCTGAGGCCGCCGAAGGCGGTAATCTGGCCCTGATTGAAGAAGGGGACATTATTGAGATCGACATTCCGGCGCGCAAACTGAACGTGCGGCTTAGCGACGAGGAATTGGCCCGTAGGCGCGCTGCCTGGGTCAGACCCGAACCTAAAGTGACAACTGGCTATCTGGCCCGGTATGCCAAACTGGTAACATCGGCCAGTACGGGTGCTGTTCTTAAATAG
- a CDS encoding bile acid:sodium symporter family protein, with the protein MNTLERVVKFLSDYFALLVIAAAALAFSNPAPFKRIAPHIPLLLGLVMLGMGLTLTKNDFVAVFERPRDVVIGILLQFIIMPLLGVLIASVIGMNPDLAAGFILVGCVPSGTASNVMTYLAKGDVALSVTVSSITTLIAPFVTPYLFLWLGGKYIPVNATALLIDIMKIVLLPIVTGVVIRQLLGSAVQKFIKVVPLISVLAIIAIVAAVVAASAQRLASVAGLVIVGVMLHNLCGYLLAYMVARKVCGMSEYKAKAISFEVGMQNSGLGAALAMVHLSPVAALPSAIFSVWHNISGPALASWWARRAGKQPGETPDAKAGV; encoded by the coding sequence ATGAATACCTTAGAACGGGTTGTAAAATTCCTGAGTGATTATTTTGCTCTTTTGGTAATTGCAGCTGCCGCTCTTGCTTTTAGTAATCCGGCGCCATTTAAAAGAATTGCCCCTCACATTCCGCTGCTCCTGGGCTTAGTAATGTTAGGCATGGGCCTAACACTGACCAAAAATGACTTTGTGGCTGTGTTTGAACGCCCGCGCGACGTTGTTATCGGTATATTGTTACAATTCATTATTATGCCCCTGCTAGGGGTGCTGATTGCCTCTGTTATCGGTATGAACCCTGACTTAGCGGCCGGCTTTATTCTTGTTGGCTGCGTTCCGAGCGGGACGGCTTCCAATGTTATGACTTACCTGGCTAAAGGCGATGTTGCTCTATCGGTCACGGTAAGCTCCATTACCACACTTATTGCGCCGTTTGTGACGCCTTATCTCTTTCTCTGGTTAGGTGGTAAATATATTCCGGTTAATGCCACCGCTTTATTGATTGATATCATGAAAATCGTGCTGCTACCTATCGTCACAGGGGTAGTCATCCGGCAACTTTTGGGGTCGGCTGTCCAAAAGTTTATTAAAGTCGTACCCCTGATTTCCGTACTTGCTATCATTGCGATTGTAGCCGCCGTTGTCGCTGCCAGCGCGCAGCGTCTTGCCTCAGTAGCAGGATTGGTCATCGTTGGTGTTATGCTACATAACTTGTGCGGCTATCTGTTAGCCTATATGGTAGCGCGCAAAGTTTGCGGCATGAGCGAGTATAAGGCTAAGGCGATATCTTTTGAAGTTGGCATGCAAAACTCCGGTCTGGGCGCGGCTTTGGCCATGGTACACTTGTCACCTGTTGCCGCGCTACCCAGCGCAATCTTCAGTGTGTGGCACAACATTTCCGGACCGGCCTTAGCTTCTTGGTGGGCAAGACGGGCCGGCAAGCAGCCGGGGGAAACGCCGGATGCCAAGGCAGGGGTGTGA
- a CDS encoding type I glutamate--ammonia ligase: MVKKDLLYVVPAGKLSKEEILALLREHPEIKFASLVGIDLAGNDTDEKIPIKFLLENMDDFFNGTAVQTDGSSVVLTGIATLNNAKVDMVADPNANWFVDYNFQHIDEETGKPIGTLRIPSFLVHNGVRVDSRSILATGLEYVKTELMKLFGKYKHIPGLEHINVDEIDDIIFTAATELEFWVKTPANKAQVEELRASQVMQEQYWQRTRGEVRTALEQALLLLANYGLEPEMGHKEVGGVKAKIDETGHLSHVMEQLEIDWRYSTAMQTADNELQARIVIREVFRANGLDVTFKAKPIIGVAGNGEHTHIGMAARLKSGKIVNLFAPSDMKKDFLSAIGYGAIMGLLKNYEVVNPFVSATNDSLNRLKPGFEAPVCIVTSLGHSPEVPSRNRTILAGLVRDVTNPLATRFEVRSPNPYTNTYIAIAAFYITMLDGIKAALESGRSLKELEAELSKDAGVPGFYLETDRAYRSEHDVFDDYSPEERDRLFGKPPATVWENMQNLTKYPEKLAVLKASNAFRQEIIDAFKAAALLRWRTELINRIIPDNLEIVKECKCLHDATNASDYDMYMWEKINSLRLYLAKDSIAHKSLFSRIKEAIQAGDYDTASDLQIEMSERMTELQNLYSQYKKNMIHDC; the protein is encoded by the coding sequence ATGGTTAAAAAAGATTTACTGTATGTGGTTCCGGCGGGAAAACTTAGCAAAGAAGAAATTCTAGCTCTCCTTCGGGAGCATCCGGAAATTAAATTTGCTTCTCTGGTAGGCATTGACCTGGCAGGCAATGATACGGATGAAAAAATTCCCATTAAGTTTTTATTAGAAAATATGGACGACTTTTTCAATGGGACGGCTGTGCAAACAGATGGCTCTTCCGTAGTGTTAACCGGTATTGCCACTCTCAATAACGCAAAAGTTGATATGGTAGCCGACCCCAATGCCAATTGGTTTGTTGACTACAACTTTCAACATATTGACGAAGAAACTGGCAAGCCGATCGGAACTTTGCGCATCCCGTCCTTCCTTGTTCATAATGGCGTGCGGGTTGACTCGCGCTCAATTTTGGCCACTGGTTTGGAATATGTGAAAACCGAGCTCATGAAACTATTTGGTAAGTATAAGCATATTCCCGGCTTAGAACATATCAATGTCGACGAAATCGATGACATTATCTTTACGGCAGCCACTGAACTTGAGTTTTGGGTTAAGACACCGGCCAATAAAGCACAGGTTGAGGAGCTGCGCGCATCGCAGGTCATGCAGGAGCAATACTGGCAACGCACGCGCGGTGAAGTCCGTACTGCTTTGGAACAGGCATTACTGTTACTTGCCAACTATGGCCTTGAGCCGGAAATGGGGCATAAGGAAGTCGGTGGCGTCAAGGCTAAAATCGATGAAACAGGGCACCTCAGCCATGTTATGGAGCAGTTAGAGATTGACTGGCGCTATTCTACAGCTATGCAAACTGCAGATAATGAACTGCAAGCCCGTATTGTGATCCGGGAAGTTTTCCGAGCCAATGGTTTAGATGTTACGTTTAAGGCTAAGCCAATTATTGGTGTTGCGGGTAATGGCGAACACACCCATATTGGTATGGCCGCTAGGCTAAAATCGGGTAAGATTGTCAACCTTTTTGCTCCGTCTGACATGAAGAAAGACTTTTTAAGCGCTATTGGCTATGGCGCCATCATGGGGCTGCTGAAGAACTACGAGGTAGTTAATCCTTTCGTTTCGGCGACCAATGACTCTTTAAACCGGCTTAAGCCTGGTTTTGAGGCACCTGTATGCATTGTTACTTCGCTTGGTCATTCGCCGGAAGTTCCGTCGCGTAACCGGACCATTCTTGCCGGTCTCGTTCGCGATGTTACTAATCCGCTGGCTACGCGTTTTGAAGTACGGTCACCCAACCCTTACACTAATACTTATATTGCCATTGCTGCTTTTTACATCACCATGCTGGATGGGATCAAGGCTGCTCTAGAATCGGGTAGATCACTGAAAGAACTGGAAGCCGAACTTTCAAAAGATGCAGGTGTACCTGGCTTTTATCTTGAAACTGACCGGGCGTATCGCAGTGAGCATGATGTCTTTGACGATTATTCACCGGAAGAGCGCGACCGTCTCTTTGGTAAACCGCCGGCCACTGTTTGGGAAAATATGCAAAACCTGACCAAGTATCCGGAAAAATTAGCCGTTCTCAAGGCAAGCAACGCTTTTCGTCAGGAAATTATCGACGCTTTCAAGGCAGCAGCATTGCTGCGGTGGCGGACCGAGCTTATCAATCGCATAATCCCGGATAATCTCGAAATTGTTAAAGAATGCAAGTGTCTCCATGATGCCACCAATGCCAGTGATTATGATATGTATATGTGGGAAAAAATCAATAGCCTACGGCTATATCTGGCCAAAGATTCCATAGCCCACAAGTCGCTGTTTAGTCGCATAAAAGAAGCTATCCAAGCTGGCGATTATGATACTGCCTCTGATCTTCAGATCGAAATGTCCGAGCGGATGACTGAGTTGCAAAACCTCTACTCCCAATACAAAAAAAATATGATTCATGACTGCTAA
- a CDS encoding ABC transporter ATP-binding protein, whose protein sequence is MGLIFLVIADLLQLYIPRLIGNAIDHLATTDNALNRDLILLGVVTAAIALFRYLYREGIMGSARLLEFYLREQLYRHALRLPMDYYDRHGPAQVMALTTNDISAVRVAVGLGSMLLVDAVIMGVVAFMVMGSHIHWGLTVLAVLPLPVILMIATWMGDTVHRRFRAVQEQFAALTEFSQEILSGLQVIKGFAAEQRAAAKFKTESEKVLAINLAMAKLQAAYIPLTHLAPLASYAVALYVGGLLLIEGTITVGEFTAFIGYLGLIIWPVMGLGYLINIIQRGTASLIRLVNILTERTDECYAEAAVPDLRNSAIEIVNLSFRYRLSEKPALQNFSLIVPPGKMVGIVGPTGAGKSTLLKLLLRLYEPPVGTIYIGGREIHELNCSGLRQAFGYVPQENILFARSVGDNIGFDKAYPRTEIEDAARKAVVKEAIDKKIFGFETLLAERGRVLSGGQQQRISIARALIKKPPVLLLDDIFSALDYQTQAELLANLREIIQGCTTILVSQRVKVVKDADLIVVIDKGCIVEQGTHQELVARNGLYRRLYEQQTDFGDIE, encoded by the coding sequence TTGGGCCTTATCTTTTTGGTGATTGCCGATCTCCTGCAACTATATATTCCCCGCCTGATTGGCAACGCTATCGATCATCTTGCTACCACAGACAACGCTTTAAACCGTGACCTTATACTGCTGGGAGTCGTTACGGCCGCTATTGCCTTGTTTCGGTATTTGTACCGGGAAGGGATTATGGGGAGCGCCCGGCTTTTAGAATTTTACCTGCGCGAACAGTTGTATCGGCATGCCTTGCGTTTACCGATGGATTATTATGATCGGCATGGTCCGGCGCAGGTTATGGCGTTGACTACCAACGATATTTCCGCAGTGCGGGTTGCCGTTGGGCTTGGCAGCATGTTGCTCGTTGATGCCGTTATTATGGGCGTAGTGGCATTCATGGTGATGGGCAGTCATATTCATTGGGGGTTAACTGTATTGGCCGTTCTTCCGTTACCAGTTATTTTAATGATTGCAACCTGGATGGGGGATACGGTACACCGGCGGTTTCGGGCTGTTCAGGAACAGTTTGCCGCCTTGACGGAGTTTTCCCAGGAAATATTGTCCGGATTGCAGGTTATTAAAGGTTTTGCTGCGGAGCAAAGAGCGGCGGCAAAATTTAAAACCGAGAGTGAGAAAGTGTTGGCTATTAATCTGGCGATGGCCAAGTTGCAGGCGGCGTATATACCGCTTACGCATCTGGCGCCGCTTGCGAGTTATGCCGTAGCCCTATATGTTGGCGGCTTATTGCTTATCGAAGGCACCATTACTGTTGGCGAGTTTACCGCTTTTATTGGTTATTTAGGACTTATTATCTGGCCAGTCATGGGGCTTGGCTATTTAATCAACATTATCCAGCGTGGCACGGCGTCGTTAATCCGGCTGGTCAATATTCTGACAGAACGAACCGACGAATGTTACGCCGAAGCAGCAGTACCTGATTTGCGTAACAGTGCCATTGAAATCGTAAATTTATCATTCCGGTATAGATTATCGGAAAAACCGGCTTTGCAAAATTTTTCGCTAATAGTGCCGCCCGGCAAGATGGTTGGTATTGTCGGACCTACCGGCGCCGGTAAATCTACACTGCTCAAATTGCTCCTTCGCCTATACGAACCGCCGGTTGGTACCATATATATCGGCGGCCGGGAAATACATGAGCTGAACTGTTCGGGTTTGCGGCAGGCTTTCGGCTATGTTCCGCAGGAAAACATCCTATTCGCTCGGTCGGTAGGGGACAATATCGGCTTTGATAAGGCTTATCCGCGAACAGAGATTGAGGATGCGGCCAGGAAAGCTGTTGTAAAAGAAGCTATTGACAAAAAAATCTTCGGGTTCGAAACACTGTTAGCAGAAAGGGGCAGAGTTCTTTCCGGCGGGCAGCAACAGCGTATCAGTATTGCCCGAGCCCTTATTAAAAAGCCGCCGGTATTGCTGCTTGACGATATTTTTTCCGCCCTTGATTACCAGACCCAGGCCGAACTGCTCGCTAATTTACGAGAAATAATTCAAGGTTGCACCACTATCCTGGTTTCTCAGCGGGTTAAGGTGGTAAAAGATGCCGATTTAATTGTCGTCATTGACAAAGGTTGCATAGTGGAACAAGGTACCCATCAAGAGTTGGTTGCCAGGAATGGGCTATACCGTCGGCTTTATGAACAACAAACGGATTTTGGTGATATAGAATGA
- a CDS encoding ABC transporter ATP-binding protein: MSMYFRGKDYDTTGSARRIDERMLRLLWLYARPFKGLFAAALLVMLLGTAADLVRPYLLKIAIDEQVAVKDATGLMRTAGIYLATIIAGALLAYGQAYLLQYIGQQIIFDIRQKVFRRLIDQPYQEAAEQSVGRMVTRVTNDIEALRDLYTDVLVAFASDSIVLVGIIIAMLVMDWQLALVSFTVIPLMFVLATTYQKFARQAYRLVRERTAAINTFIQETLNGILVVKAFARFSRTEQEYDVLNRDYLGAGLKEMRSFAIFRPLVEVIYTIAIILVLWSSGWQKAGSVDVGVVIAFLRYVEKFFGPIKDLSEKYNLLQSAVAAAERVYDLLTDKASVKDQGKYKYESEVAISGRITFENVWFAYQEPEWVLRGLSFEIAPGEFVGIAGLSGSGKTTILRLLLRFYEPQRGRITIDGIDIKDIHPILLRKKIGAVFQEVHVFKGTVADNISLYDTAMATEQIIWAARMANLDRFVEELPHKYDTEVGYQGALLSAGQRQLLSLARALAVRPDILVLDEATSSVDSQTEALIQNALEKIGQKRSMLVIAHRLSTIRRADKILILHKGRVAEEGTHETLMARRGFYYRLYCSQ; the protein is encoded by the coding sequence ATGAGCATGTACTTTCGCGGAAAAGACTATGATACCACTGGCAGCGCCCGGCGAATCGACGAAAGAATGCTCCGACTACTATGGCTTTATGCCCGGCCGTTCAAAGGATTATTCGCGGCGGCGCTGCTGGTAATGCTATTAGGAACGGCTGCTGACCTTGTCCGCCCATACCTATTAAAAATAGCCATTGATGAACAGGTTGCTGTTAAGGATGCGACAGGTCTTATGCGTACTGCTGGTATTTATTTGGCTACCATTATTGCCGGCGCTTTGTTAGCATATGGACAGGCTTATCTTCTTCAGTATATCGGACAACAGATTATCTTTGATATCAGGCAAAAAGTTTTTCGCCGGTTAATTGATCAGCCGTACCAGGAAGCGGCGGAACAGTCGGTAGGTCGGATGGTGACAAGGGTTACTAATGACATAGAAGCCCTCCGGGATCTATATACTGATGTGTTAGTGGCTTTTGCCAGCGACAGTATCGTTCTGGTCGGCATCATTATCGCCATGTTGGTCATGGACTGGCAACTGGCTTTGGTATCTTTTACGGTTATTCCATTGATGTTTGTTTTGGCGACAACTTATCAAAAGTTTGCCCGCCAGGCCTATCGGCTGGTCCGCGAGCGGACGGCAGCCATTAATACCTTTATTCAGGAAACATTAAACGGTATTCTCGTCGTCAAAGCCTTCGCCCGTTTTTCTCGGACAGAGCAGGAATATGACGTCCTAAACCGGGATTATCTGGGGGCAGGGCTAAAAGAAATGCGAAGCTTTGCAATATTTCGGCCATTAGTAGAAGTTATTTATACTATTGCAATCATTTTGGTGCTGTGGTCGAGCGGTTGGCAAAAGGCAGGAAGTGTTGATGTTGGGGTAGTCATCGCTTTTTTGCGGTATGTGGAAAAATTTTTCGGGCCAATCAAAGATTTGTCGGAAAAGTATAATCTGCTGCAGTCTGCGGTCGCTGCTGCCGAACGGGTGTATGACCTGTTGACTGACAAAGCATCGGTAAAGGATCAAGGTAAGTATAAATACGAAAGCGAAGTGGCTATTTCCGGGCGCATTACTTTTGAAAACGTCTGGTTTGCCTATCAGGAGCCGGAGTGGGTGCTGCGCGGCCTGTCTTTTGAAATTGCACCGGGCGAATTTGTTGGCATTGCCGGTCTGTCTGGATCAGGGAAAACAACCATCCTGCGGTTACTGCTACGGTTTTATGAACCGCAACGCGGACGGATTACCATTGATGGTATTGATATTAAAGATATCCATCCCATTCTGCTGCGTAAGAAAATTGGAGCGGTATTTCAGGAGGTGCATGTTTTTAAGGGGACAGTGGCCGACAACATCAGTCTATATGATACGGCCATGGCAACGGAGCAGATTATTTGGGCGGCGAGGATGGCCAACCTGGACCGTTTTGTGGAGGAGCTGCCGCACAAATATGATACTGAAGTAGGGTACCAAGGTGCATTGCTATCAGCAGGACAGCGGCAGTTGTTATCTTTGGCCAGAGCATTGGCCGTCCGGCCTGATATTTTGGTTTTAGATGAAGCGACATCAAGTGTTGACAGCCAAACCGAGGCTTTGATTCAAAACGCTCTTGAAAAGATTGGGCAAAAACGCAGTATGCTGGTTATTGCCCATCGTCTTTCGACAATCCGGCGGGCCGATAAAATTCTCATTTTACACAAAGGCCGGGTTGCAGAAGAAGGCACTCACGAAACTTTGATGGCCAGGCGTGGTTTTTATTATCGGCTTTATTGCAGTCAATAG
- a CDS encoding DUF2970 domain-containing protein, producing MVKSSKKRAYHKNDIDNLNRTALIIGGVMAAAILLTMVVSFVM from the coding sequence GTGGTAAAGAGTTCGAAAAAACGGGCCTATCACAAAAATGATATCGATAATCTCAACCGTACCGCCCTAATTATCGGCGGGGTAATGGCTGCTGCCATTTTGCTTACCATGGTTGTTTCCTTCGTCATGTAG
- a CDS encoding nitrite/sulfite reductase domain-containing protein has protein sequence MEVKTDMLDKGAILQRDNETYAIAPHIPGGIILDPNLLRKLADVAEKYGAKALKVTSAQRIAIVGIEPDKIDAAWAELGMSKGHAVGLCVRSVKICPATHFCKRAQQDAVTLGLALDERYHGMNLPSKFKIGVSGCMNSCAEPAIKDLGIIGTPKGYHILIGGNAGIKPRLANLLAEHVAPDAVLPLVDKIITYYKENARNYERMGMMIDRLGFEKVKQDILG, from the coding sequence ATGGAAGTAAAGACGGATATGCTGGATAAAGGCGCAATTTTGCAAAGAGATAACGAGACTTATGCTATTGCTCCCCACATACCGGGCGGCATTATTTTGGACCCTAATCTTTTGCGCAAGTTAGCCGACGTAGCGGAAAAATACGGTGCAAAAGCCCTTAAGGTAACGTCGGCGCAGCGTATTGCCATCGTAGGGATTGAGCCGGATAAAATTGATGCCGCCTGGGCAGAACTCGGCATGAGCAAAGGGCATGCGGTAGGGCTGTGCGTGCGGAGCGTGAAAATCTGTCCGGCTACCCATTTCTGCAAGCGGGCGCAGCAGGACGCGGTAACACTTGGGCTTGCCTTGGACGAGCGTTACCACGGTATGAATCTTCCTTCAAAGTTTAAAATCGGTGTTAGCGGCTGTATGAATTCCTGTGCCGAACCGGCGATCAAAGACCTGGGGATTATCGGGACGCCTAAGGGCTACCATATCCTAATTGGCGGCAACGCGGGCATTAAACCCCGGCTGGCTAACCTGCTGGCCGAGCATGTAGCGCCGGATGCTGTTTTGCCATTAGTTGATAAAATTATTACATATTATAAAGAAAATGCTCGTAACTATGAACGGATGGGCATGATGATTGATCGTCTCGGCTTTGAGAAGGTTAAGCAAGATATTTTGGGCTAG
- a CDS encoding M20 family metallo-hydrolase, with product MDWVNETIERIAQWGKGEQGVTRLAYTTVDLQAREYIMGLMREAGLTVRVDQIGNIIGRMDGTDPNAPAVVTGSHLDTVPEGGKYDGVVGVVGGLAAIKELKARGSLTHPVELIIFAAEESSRFGFATMGSKAMAGSANLLAWGKARDQEGNSFPDVLKRCGLDFQALTNASRSPGEIKAFVELHIEQGPILEKEGVQIGVVGAIAAPTRLKITIEGMAAHSGTTPMDQRQDALVSAAMVILAVQEVASEQSHKGTVGTVGAIKVYPNVMNVIPGRVEMWVDIRGVDHESIIETLQDIKDAVSTIAEAQETPVAIEVLSSDKPVQLHSDVIEVIETACRKLGVSYRHINSGAGHDAMNMAQIAPSGMIFIPCANGISHNPDEYASPKDIEAGICVLTEVLYELAK from the coding sequence ATGGACTGGGTCAATGAAACAATTGAGCGTATTGCGCAGTGGGGTAAGGGCGAACAGGGTGTTACGCGCCTGGCTTATACTACCGTTGATCTTCAGGCAAGGGAATACATAATGGGGTTGATGCGTGAGGCAGGGCTGACTGTACGGGTGGACCAGATCGGTAACATTATTGGCCGTATGGATGGAACTGACCCCAATGCCCCTGCTGTTGTTACCGGTTCCCACCTTGATACCGTCCCAGAAGGTGGCAAATACGATGGGGTTGTCGGCGTTGTGGGGGGGCTTGCCGCTATTAAGGAACTAAAAGCACGCGGTTCTCTCACTCATCCCGTGGAGCTGATCATATTTGCCGCCGAGGAATCGAGCCGGTTCGGGTTCGCCACCATGGGCAGCAAGGCAATGGCTGGCTCCGCTAATCTATTGGCTTGGGGCAAAGCGCGGGATCAGGAGGGGAATAGTTTTCCCGATGTGCTGAAACGCTGCGGGCTGGATTTTCAAGCGCTGACTAACGCTAGCCGGTCGCCAGGCGAGATTAAAGCTTTTGTGGAACTGCATATCGAACAGGGGCCTATTCTTGAGAAAGAGGGCGTCCAAATTGGCGTTGTCGGGGCCATTGCCGCACCGACCAGGCTAAAAATAACTATTGAAGGGATGGCCGCCCATTCCGGTACTACGCCAATGGATCAGCGCCAAGACGCACTGGTTAGTGCTGCCATGGTGATACTAGCCGTCCAGGAGGTTGCGTCAGAACAATCCCATAAGGGCACAGTTGGTACTGTCGGTGCTATCAAGGTTTATCCGAATGTCATGAACGTTATTCCCGGGCGGGTCGAGATGTGGGTAGATATCCGCGGTGTTGATCATGAAAGCATCATCGAAACTTTACAAGACATTAAGGATGCGGTTAGCACCATTGCCGAGGCGCAGGAAACCCCTGTGGCTATCGAAGTTTTATCTTCTGATAAACCAGTTCAGCTTCATTCCGATGTTATTGAAGTCATCGAGACTGCCTGCCGCAAGTTAGGCGTTTCTTACCGGCATATCAATAGTGGCGCGGGGCATGATGCCATGAATATGGCCCAAATCGCTCCGTCCGGCATGATTTTTATTCCCTGCGCTAACGGCATTAGCCATAATCCGGATGAGTACGCTTCACCCAAGGATATTGAGGCAGGTATCTGTGTATTGACGGAAGTCCTCTATGAATTGGCAAAGTAG
- a CDS encoding 2-phosphosulfolactate phosphatase: MQIDVCFTPDDYLASSASVVVVIDVLRATTSIATAFANGCRKLIPTATVEEAVVLKQDHFPDALLAGERKGLIIPGFQLGNSPFEYVRNIVDSKTIIMTTTNGTRALGLARNAANVFTAAFVNAAAVCERLSDMGRDVVFLCAGTEGNFSIEDVLCAGLLVSRFGLSATLSDKALAARAMYEGAHSDLLKTVMTSSHGRYLRDIGFADDVVFCLQHDIFSVVPQYCDGIITIT; this comes from the coding sequence TTGCAAATCGATGTATGTTTTACGCCAGATGATTATCTAGCGTCTTCCGCTAGCGTTGTCGTTGTTATTGATGTTTTACGTGCCACAACATCTATTGCCACGGCTTTTGCCAACGGTTGCCGGAAGCTAATCCCTACGGCGACGGTCGAAGAGGCCGTTGTTTTAAAGCAGGATCATTTTCCCGACGCATTACTGGCGGGTGAAAGGAAAGGGCTTATAATACCTGGCTTTCAGCTCGGCAACTCCCCGTTTGAGTATGTACGTAATATAGTGGATAGTAAAACGATTATCATGACGACGACAAACGGAACTAGGGCGTTGGGATTGGCGCGCAATGCCGCCAATGTTTTCACGGCCGCATTTGTCAATGCGGCTGCGGTGTGTGAGCGTTTGTCCGACATGGGTCGGGATGTTGTGTTTCTCTGTGCCGGTACGGAAGGAAATTTTTCAATAGAGGACGTCCTCTGTGCCGGTCTACTTGTCAGCCGTTTTGGTTTATCGGCCACTCTTAGTGACAAAGCTCTTGCCGCCCGCGCCATGTACGAGGGGGCTCACTCCGATTTGCTTAAAACGGTGATGACTTCGTCGCACGGGCGCTATTTGCGTGATATCGGTTTTGCCGATGATGTGGTCTTTTGTCTCCAGCACGATATTTTTTCAGTGGTTCCCCAATATTGTGATGGCATTATTACAATAACCTAA